A window of Novipirellula caenicola contains these coding sequences:
- the atpH gene encoding ATP synthase F1 subunit delta, translating into MTEAPKHDTVLDTGAEQLGTTYARALIAAAQKEGVADQVVQQLGRMVDEYLSQSPQLAASFASPRIDADEKCRVLDRIFGDEFHPILIKFLKVMASRDRLGYVAAVRRASETQLDEMLGRLVATVRTAVPLEDAMRSQIAERLSALLHREVRLKETVDPDLIGGMVIRIGDTVYDSSVVNRIDKMQKKAKAGFSSQLLKRFDEFVQDKT; encoded by the coding sequence ATGACCGAAGCTCCCAAACACGACACGGTTCTCGATACCGGCGCCGAGCAATTGGGCACTACTTACGCGCGAGCCCTGATCGCTGCGGCGCAAAAAGAAGGTGTCGCGGACCAGGTCGTCCAGCAGTTGGGCCGGATGGTCGACGAATACCTTTCGCAAAGCCCTCAGTTAGCCGCTTCGTTCGCTTCACCGCGAATCGATGCCGATGAAAAGTGCCGGGTGCTTGATCGGATTTTTGGTGATGAATTTCACCCGATCTTGATCAAGTTTTTGAAGGTGATGGCGAGTCGTGACCGTTTGGGTTACGTCGCCGCGGTTCGTCGTGCCTCGGAAACCCAGTTGGACGAAATGCTCGGTCGCTTGGTTGCCACCGTGCGTACCGCGGTCCCGCTTGAAGATGCCATGCGAAGCCAGATTGCCGAGCGGCTTTCTGCACTGCTTCATCGCGAAGTTCGCTTGAAAGAAACGGTTGACCCCGACTTGATCGGCGGGATGGTCATCCGCATCGGCGATACGGTTTACGACAGCAGTGTCGTCAACCGAATCGACAAGATGCAAAAGAAGGCCAAGGCTGGATTCTCGAGTCAATTGTTGAAGCGATTCGATGAATTCGTGCAGGACAAGACTTGA
- the atpA gene encoding F0F1 ATP synthase subunit alpha, protein MKFSSDEIASVLQQEIEQFDSKIDVREVGTVLEVGDGIARVYGLSGVMAGEMVEFPNGAIGLAFNLEENSVGVIILGDYLTIEEGDEVKALGTLLSVPAGDAVMGRVLDPLGNPLDGKGPVQTDVTRPVEIIATGVSERQPVTEPMQTGVKAIDAMTPIGRGQRELIIGDRKTGKTAIAIDAIINQKGKGVMCFYIAVGQKDSAVASIVEVLQQKGAMEYTCVIASGASSPAPLQYIAPYAGTAMAEHFMFNGGHALVVYDDLSKQATAYRQMSLLMRRPPGREAYPGDVFYCHSRLLERSAKLSDELGGGSITSLPIIETLEGEVSAYIPTNVISITDGQIYLQPDLFFAGIRPAMNAGISVSRVGGAAQIKAMKKVAGGLRLDLAAFRALEAFAQLGTDLDADTQSQLDRGYRMVELLKQPQYQPMSVTEQVISLFAGTRGYLDDVPIKSVPQWEKDFIQYVHDKHGKVLSDLEEKGDLTDEITESIIAVIKEFKSGYKPVEVEV, encoded by the coding sequence ATGAAATTTAGTAGCGATGAAATCGCATCGGTCTTGCAACAAGAGATCGAGCAATTCGACAGTAAGATTGATGTTCGTGAAGTCGGCACCGTGTTGGAGGTGGGCGACGGTATCGCTCGCGTCTACGGTTTGTCGGGTGTCATGGCCGGTGAAATGGTCGAGTTCCCCAACGGTGCGATCGGGCTAGCGTTCAACCTCGAAGAAAACTCCGTCGGGGTCATCATTCTTGGTGACTACCTGACGATCGAAGAAGGCGACGAGGTCAAAGCACTCGGCACGCTGTTGTCGGTTCCCGCCGGCGACGCCGTGATGGGCCGCGTGCTCGATCCACTGGGTAACCCCCTGGACGGCAAAGGCCCCGTGCAAACCGACGTCACTCGTCCCGTGGAAATCATCGCGACGGGCGTTTCCGAGCGTCAACCGGTAACCGAGCCGATGCAGACCGGTGTCAAAGCGATCGACGCGATGACTCCGATCGGACGTGGTCAACGTGAATTGATCATTGGTGACCGTAAAACCGGAAAGACCGCAATCGCGATCGACGCGATCATCAACCAAAAAGGCAAAGGCGTGATGTGTTTCTACATCGCGGTCGGCCAAAAGGACTCGGCGGTTGCTTCGATCGTCGAAGTGCTGCAGCAAAAAGGGGCGATGGAATACACCTGTGTGATCGCTTCGGGAGCAAGCTCGCCTGCCCCGCTTCAGTACATCGCTCCGTACGCCGGAACCGCGATGGCCGAGCACTTCATGTTCAACGGCGGCCACGCCCTTGTTGTCTACGATGACTTGAGCAAGCAAGCGACGGCCTATCGTCAAATGAGTTTGTTGATGCGTCGTCCGCCAGGCCGCGAAGCTTACCCCGGGGACGTTTTCTACTGTCACAGTCGTTTGCTTGAGCGTTCGGCGAAATTGTCGGACGAACTTGGTGGCGGTTCGATCACCAGTTTGCCGATCATTGAAACGCTCGAAGGCGAAGTTTCGGCTTACATTCCGACAAACGTGATTTCGATTACCGACGGTCAAATCTACCTGCAACCCGACTTGTTCTTTGCTGGGATTCGTCCTGCGATGAACGCCGGTATTTCGGTGTCTCGCGTGGGTGGAGCGGCTCAGATCAAGGCGATGAAAAAAGTTGCCGGTGGTTTGCGCCTCGACTTGGCAGCGTTTCGTGCCTTGGAAGCATTCGCCCAACTCGGTACGGACCTGGACGCCGACACACAAAGCCAATTGGATCGCGGATATCGCATGGTCGAGCTGCTCAAGCAGCCTCAGTACCAACCGATGTCGGTGACCGAGCAAGTGATTAGTTTGTTCGCAGGAACCCGTGGCTATTTGGACGATGTACCGATCAAGTCGGTCCCACAGTGGGAAAAGGACTTCATCCAATATGTCCACGACAAGCACGGCAAAGTGCTGAGCGATTTGGAAGAAAAGGGTGACCTGACCGACGAGATCACGGAGTCGATCATTGCCGTCATCAAAGAATTCAAATCCGGCTACAAGCCTGTCGAAGTGGAAGTGTAG
- a CDS encoding DUF4870 domain-containing protein: protein MELQAKEALNFQITLLILSVVCGVLAFASCGALLPIIFVPVVLQIVFGIIAALAVRDGRPYQYPFNFRLFQ, encoded by the coding sequence GTGGAGCTGCAGGCCAAAGAAGCACTCAATTTTCAGATCACGTTGCTGATTCTGAGTGTGGTTTGTGGTGTCCTGGCGTTTGCCAGTTGTGGTGCCCTGCTTCCGATTATTTTTGTACCCGTGGTGCTACAAATCGTTTTCGGAATCATTGCCGCACTGGCCGTACGCGACGGTCGACCTTACCAATACCCGTTTAACTTCCGTTTGTTCCAGTAA
- the atpG gene encoding ATP synthase F1 subunit gamma has product MANARALDKRRKSIRNIRKITRTMELIATARYKKAMDRAQAATAYTDQITKIVKRLAAAGLDVKHPLLEPRDNPDKARVLVLTSNRGLCGGYNGNVLRTAMPRIRELRDTIDKVAVDASGKRGVNGLKFRKTLVDNAYLGFEDQPAYDEVEKIADQYLTEYVTGKIDRLDVVYTKFISTSRQVATIETLLPLGSLSSEEAAEGDENEKSVEFEFLPSAESILEEVVPTSFKVRLFKCFLDAAVSEQVARMIAMKGATENAGDMIKQLSMTYNRARQSQITGEIMEIIGGVEALAK; this is encoded by the coding sequence ATGGCCAACGCACGAGCACTCGATAAACGACGCAAGTCGATTCGCAATATTCGCAAAATCACGCGAACGATGGAGTTGATTGCGACCGCGCGTTACAAGAAGGCAATGGACCGTGCCCAGGCGGCAACCGCCTATACCGATCAAATCACCAAGATCGTCAAACGGTTGGCCGCAGCCGGTTTGGATGTCAAACATCCACTGCTCGAACCCCGCGATAACCCCGACAAAGCACGCGTTTTGGTGCTGACCAGCAATCGTGGTTTGTGTGGTGGTTACAACGGCAACGTGCTGCGAACCGCGATGCCACGGATTCGCGAACTTCGCGATACGATTGACAAAGTGGCGGTGGACGCCAGCGGTAAACGAGGCGTCAACGGATTGAAGTTCCGCAAAACCTTGGTCGACAATGCATACTTGGGTTTTGAAGATCAGCCGGCTTATGACGAAGTCGAAAAGATCGCCGACCAATATCTCACCGAATACGTGACTGGCAAGATTGATCGCTTGGATGTGGTTTACACCAAGTTCATCAGCACCAGCCGCCAAGTCGCCACGATCGAAACGCTGCTGCCACTCGGTTCGCTCAGTAGCGAAGAAGCCGCCGAAGGCGACGAGAATGAAAAGTCGGTCGAATTTGAATTCTTGCCATCCGCCGAGAGCATTTTGGAAGAAGTCGTTCCGACCAGCTTCAAAGTGCGTTTGTTCAAGTGTTTCCTCGACGCGGCCGTCAGCGAGCAAGTGGCTCGAATGATCGCGATGAAGGGGGCGACCGAAAACGCCGGCGACATGATCAAGCAGCTTTCGATGACGTACAACCGAGCACGTCAGAGCCAGATTACTGGCGAAATCATGGAAATCATCGGCGGCGTCGAAGCACTCGCCAAGTAA